Within Conger conger chromosome 3, fConCon1.1, whole genome shotgun sequence, the genomic segment caagaacactctccaggatgtagcctaggcgtagatgtgtcaaagacaaccatcaagagaagactacaccagcataacctcagatgGTTCACCACATgatgcaaacccctggcaagcctcaagaacagaatggccaggttacagttggaaaaacatattttaaaaatctgaaataagtTCTGAAACAGTGTGATGGACAGAGTGCTGGAAAGAGGAAtgtgtggagaaaaaaggaaaagctcatgatccaaagcataccacaaAACAATGGTGGAGGTGTTATTGAATATGTATGCCTGCACCTGGAattggctcacttgtgttcattgatgatgtcactgctgaaaaTTATAAGTATAGAGAAACATTGGATCTAAGCAAATGCGTCAAAACTGATTGGTGATGCTTCATCATGCAGCTGAACAATGATTCAAAACAAACAGCCAGGCCAGAAAGTGGACTGTTCTTGAGGTCAATCATCTGACCTCAATCTAATCGAGCAtgtatttcacttgctgaagaccagactgaaggcaaatagctCCAGAAGCAgaaggctgcagtacaggcctgaaAGAGCATCGCCAGTGAAGAGCATCACCATTGTGTGCTTATCTATGTTCTCCTGAATCAACAGAGGAGGTTTCAGCATATAAACACTCTTTCTTTGTACAACTAATGTTCAATTTCCAGACAtggcactgctgttgggcccttgagcaaggtacatGACCTCAATTGTTTCACTCAATATCCAGCTgtgttaaattgtatttattgtatgactctattttttttatttttatgtaagcAGTGTTAATCACTCCAGATAAGACCAGTCCACAGAATGGCTGTTAaagaaattgaaataaaacacaaaagtaGTCTTCAGTTGCTGAATGAGGTCATGAAAGAGATAGGAAGGTGAATGCCCCCATACACATATTCATAACACTTGTATCATCAACCTGCAGTTCCCCATTTTGGTTCGGTTTCTGTCAATACCAGCACGAAACTCACAGGAAGTGTTACAGTGCAGAGAGGGCGTGAATGGAAAAAGGACACAACTTAATTTCTCTGCCATAAATGATTCTCAGTCCTCTCTCCAACCGTCCAGTTGCAAACAGATCAATATCGTATTACTGAACGCAATAATCTTCATTTGAGTCTCAGAGTTCATTGGAAGTAACACTCACTACATCAAATGTGATCAAATAAACCATGTGTTGCAGTAAAAAATAATGGCAGCTTTGTTTCCACGCCCCCTTCAGCCAAATTTCTAAGGTGCCCCAACATGAGTCTCTTAACAACAGCCTCTTGTTGTAAAGAATCAGACTACATTTTTATAGCATGGGGAAGTctgacaaaataatttaaaaccaAGATTTCAATCATTCTGACTGCTCAGTAAAAATTGGGGATCCTATTTATAAGTATGGGAAGTCCTGACACCATGATAATGAAATTTACTATGAGCATCATAGTAAAGGGATATATAGAGTCTATAAATGAAACtcattgtgattattattcatatatacAAGGGGACTCTATAAATTTAATTCACTATGATTATGCCACACTTGAATACAAATCTCCAGTGTCAGGGCATTCTCAGATTGGACCCATCCATTTCCAAACCCTAGACGCCCCCCCCATTCGCTCACCTCGTCGATGAGTTTGCGGGCGTTGGCGGTGGTGTAGTCCCCGGAGAAGAACACAAACAGGCAGGACTCGTCGCAGTCCTTGCGTCTCCCGCCACGGGTCAGGGGCACGATGCTGCGGCCGGCGTCCGTCGACACCCTGACACCCTTGAACTCCGACTCACTGTCCGGCGGTGGCACGTAGTCCGGAACGACGGCGTCCTCGGGCAGCAGACTCCAGTTGGTCTCGCCGGAGACCGGCGTGAAGTCGTGGACGTTGCTCCAGTTGTTGTTGAAGATGCTCAGGCCGGCGTCCTTGAAGTGGAAGGCCAGCTCGGGGTAGTAGTACTGGTAGCAGCCGAACTTCATGCCCGTGGAGGCCTCGATGATGGGTTGCGTGGAGCAGCACAGGAACACCTCGGCCTTCTTGCAGTCGCGGGTGCGGAACTGCTGGCACGCAACCACGCACTTGATGTCCTTGCAGTCGCGGATGAACACGCTGCCCTTGACCGGCCCCAGGACCACTCGACAGTTGATGCAGTCGTCTATGGAGATGGTGGCTGAATGGTCGAAGACGTAGATGTCACAGTTCTCACAGTCCTGGATGACCAGCTGCTGGCCGTTGAGCTTGCCGGGCAGGCGGCCTATCGTGGCATCCTTGGCCCCTTTCAGTGTGTAGTCGTTCGGATCAACCTGAAGGATTGAAAATTGAACGGTTGATTTTATTAACCTTCCAACAGTCTAAGTAAAATACAGTAACATCAAATTAGGGTGAATAACTAACCTATCCTCGGTTTAACAGCAGTGAAAAGGatttttcagcatgaaatttgaatacttttttaTGAAGTGACCCTACTATTAAACATtgctcttttgtatttttagaaAAGTGGtacaccataataataataataataataataataataataataataataataataatacattttattcattatatACAGAGATGATCTCAAAGTGCTTTGCAGAAGGCAATGATAAAAGAATTGAAGTGCAAATCAGTgtagtaaaataaaaacacaggacGACAGTATCTAATCTGTATCATGTAGTTAATAAACTAGGAGAGGCacactgaaaaaatgtatatcaAATGTACAGGGGTCGATGTATGGGAGTCGACAACAACACCAAGGTTTGTGACAGAGCTGGATGCATGGATACATAACCAACAACGGTGATTTTGGGTTGGTGTTTTAGATGACATCAGGGTACCAAGATTTTTAAGCATGCAGCTATTATGACAGACGCCATAACAAAGGTTATGTGCCACACATCTATTacagcaaaaaaatacaaaaatatgatCCTTGTTTGGTAGTAAAACGAGTGTGTAGACTGAAAAAATACAGTCGAGTCTGGACTGTGAAGTTATAAAACAGttattcaaaaatgtattaaggCTGTTCCTAAAGTACAAGTATTGATttagggtttaaaattcaatgaagaGTCTTTGTAAAAGGGTCCAACAAGGTTTTTTAACCCTATGGACACATACTATAATTTCGTGCTGCTATTTGACCCTGTTTTGGCTAGGTCTCatttgaaaaaaaggttttaatctcaatgtgacttcctagtcaaataaaggtgtgggtgtgtgtgtgtgtgtgtgtgtgtgtgtgtgtgtgtgtgtgtgtatatatatatatatatatatatatatataaccagTTAACATGGTATTTCCCCATTTGGCCGCAACGATTCTCTCGACTGGAGTCAAGACTATGACCGTCAACCTATTATTTTTGGCATGAAATTATTTACGTAGCCCGGTCATCCAGCACTGCGTGAACTGTGGAACAAGATTCATCTGAACACTACGGAACCCAGACTGAATTCAGTATTGAGTTGAGTAACAGTTATTTACAAAGACCCGGTTGCGACATGATGTATATTTATTTGGGTGTGGaaagacatacacatgcatCTGTTTAATATTGTCCATGTAATCTAACGCTGAAGAcgcccataataataataatgacgaAGGCCAGTAGGACCCTTCATTACACGAGTCCACCGCCTCACGTAGAACGAGCTAATTAATTTAACGTTACAGTCCCAcaagctaacttagctagcaaATGTTAGCTACATATGTTTCATGCTAGCTAAGTCCAATGCAAATAAACGATGTTGTTTAATGTTTAGTTAACGAAGTGGCGTAGcaaaaactttctttttttacaggtaATACCACAGGGCTGCGCACTGACCGACTTGGCTAGCTCTAACTAGGTAGCTAGCTTGCTCTCTTGGTGCATGGTTATAACTAGCTTCTCACTTTCAACTCGTGATGGCTAAGTTATGCTCGCTAGCGATCTCTTGCCAACACGTTAATCACCTTGTCATTTGACAAGCGCTGTCAAGTGGCTAAAACAATAGCCACACAGGTAGGTAGAGCTAGTTATGATCTCTAAACTAACGTTCAACCTACAATTTCTGTCTCCGACTATAGCCAACTTGCCTTCTCTCGCTTGTCCCAACTGTATTGCTTTGGTTCCGCTTCGGCGTTGTTATTGGTCGTGTTTTCTGCTCCATTCGATGTCAGCTCTTTTCCGGATTTTCTTTTAGATTTCTTGGAGAAAAAGCAGCCCATGATTATGACCACTGTATGTATACAACCTTTTACCAAACCAGGTAGTCGCTTGCAATGAACTAGTTCGGGGTGTAGATTTCTATTTTGTTTCTCTATTTCGCCCTCTTTAGatttttctgtttctgcctGGGACACGCACAACCTGTGTGTGCGCTTCCCGTTTCCTTGCCAATTGAGGCAGCCAATCAATACTTAGCAATTCGTTACTTGGGAACAGCGAATCAGCTAGCTGGATAAATAAGTGTAAGTACAAGTATAATAATAGGTACAAAGACGAAGCAAATATGCCTGACTCCAGGGTTATCGTAATGCACTAAATTGCGCACAAGATGAACGCAAATGCAACggtcatacatttatttttcattctatttttaatgtattcatttgcGATTGTGGTATAAAGAAAATACACCAATGTACTTTCCCCCAAGTGCACCCCTGATTTTGGGGATGGGTGTGGGTACCCTTCGTTTGGAGGATCGTGTAGGGTAAATCCAAAATCCAATCTTGGATCCATGTAATTTGTATCAATACTTTTACAGTTtagtgtttttgtattttcaaaaacctgaaaatacTTAGATCCCCCAAACTCTTCATTGTGTGCATTTCATTTGACTTTTGGGCGTTGGCAGTCTCATGCACTGAAGGCTGCCGGTGATGTCACCaaggggttttcttcacagctcttatGATTCATCTGTCATGAATTGCAGTTGTCTTCCTTGGCCGACCTGTACAGTGTTTCTGAGTccaccagtggtttctttcttgtTCAAGACTTTACAAATTGCAATACTTGATATACCCAATTTCTGTGCTatctttaattaattattctgtCCTCTCAGCTTACAGCTTTCTTGTCTTCATGATGGTGTATTCCTTCTGAAAGCAATCTCTATCAAATGCCATCTCCATAGATGAAAATACCAGAGGAACCGTTAACATTTGTCAGTATTCTGTTAACTTACATTTACACAGCTGAACATTGGGGGAGAGGGCTCAACATGAAAGGcattgtttctgtaaaatggcaaaacatatacacatataaatacCATGAAATCAAAATTGATTGTCTGTATTTTCATTGATTGTTGATAAATACAAATGTAGTATAATAATGTATGTAGCATTTTGTAGtttgatacatttacatttggggTGTTTGTAtcgttttatgtatttttgccgATCCCTGGTTGTACTTACAGCAACAAAAGGAGGAATCATCTGTCAGTAAGGAGTTTTGAACGGTGGAAAAATGTCATCTACAATATGAATTCGCTTTTTTTAATACAGACCCCACTCAACTGGGCAAGCCAAAATTTTCTCAAAGACGAAACCTGTGCtagttgttttaaaaaaaggtttaagaATTATCCAAGCCAGAGATTGGCAACGAGGCCCATAACAACATGGctacaaattatttttgtacattttttaaaaaaacagtaaagAGGAATTGAATCTAAATTTCTCCAAAAGGCTGCCCTGTCAAATATGGAAATACATGGGTGTGCACCATTTAGTCAGTGGCAATGCAACTGCAAACTTGTTCTTCATTTCGTTGCCAGGCCTAGCCAAGTTGTCCAGTGTGACTACTTAGCAACTACAATATAGGTATTATATTGGGGGAATCCTACAATTTCTTATAACGTCTTATAACGTTGTAAGACACGTAACACACGTATAGTCACATGATTTACGGAAGACGTTTTTAATCTGACTGGATAGAGAATCACTTTCACCTCCGAACGATAAGTAGAGTATACATGGCACACATTTCATTGATGCTTGGAAGATGATGCCGCAACTTCCTATATTTGCATTTTAGTATGATGATGTGAACACTAGAGGGCGCAAATGCACAGTGCTTTTCTTGCCGCTATGGTCACATCTGAGAAACAAAGTAGGATGTACGTACACCCGCAATAACGACaggtacatttaattaaaattaattaattttcattcatttaatgaaaGCAAATAGGCCTACCTCGACCAGTATTAAACATCAAAGGTCACTGAGGTTAAGGTTGAACTTTCACTAAAGACTGCTGTTATAGCCTACATTAAGCAGTAAATCAATTACCACCAGATTACCAGAAAAACAGTACATATATTGATGTAAATAACATTCATGACAGCTTCCTCTTGCACATCTGCAAGACTACATTTCAATTTAACTTTGACTATGATAATTTGCCAATTGTGGGGCATAttcaacacagaaaacaaaagcaggCTGTTTTAGCAGAACTTGCCCAACCAAGTTTCAACCAATTCATTCACATCACTGGCATCTCCTTGTTAATGTGAAGCTTCAGCCCTGTTCCAGTAACAGCAACATTACACTAATGAAACATAGTATCCATTACATACGGTGGTCCCACTAAGGCTAGCGATTggtgctattattattatattttttaaagcaaccCCTCCTGCATCTGTGGGCTGGTATTGGAGCTAGGCTCTGCAGTGGAGCTGTGCTGGATTGATGGTGCGCTGTCAGTTGCCGGGTATCATTCGCTGTGGGGGGATCGGCATGTACTCTGACAAGGGAAACGCAGACCTGACGGATTGTCTCATACAGCAGTGTGGTGATTAGAAGCATTAAAGACCTGCAGACAGCCTTTCATTGTCCAGCACAATTAACTAGTTTGCCGGTCCAAATCAATTTCTCCTCCCCTGGTTTAAATGGTAGTTCATCTGTAGATGACCAATTCCAATTTGCAGCCTCAAGGAATCATTGTGCTGGGTCTAAGCTGAGGTGTTGGGGGCAGAGCAGTGCTAGTTggtgggttttttgtttttgctgttttccTTCACACAGCATGGAAATAATCCTTTATGCTCTTGTACTCTAGACCACATAGTCAAAAACACTGCACTGTAAAAATATTCATTTATAAATTAAGGTATGGGAAACAACAATGTTGGGATGTTGAGGATCTATTATTTTGTGGTCCTATGTAACCTATAGTTATTATATTTAATAGGGAAGGTTCATAAGATCATCCTTTTCCACACAATCGTAATCACCATTGTGTTTGACCCAAGTCACAGCTTCCTTATAAATTCCCCTAATTTCAGTCACCTTATCCAGCCTTTGTGACATGCCCAAGGCCAGCAGTTCTACAGTTTTGTGTGATAAAAATGTGTGCTTCAGTGCTATCTTGTCTTAACTGCTGAtgcagcaaagaaaaaaagcatcatCTTGGAAAGGAAGGGAAATACTCATGCTTGAGTATTTTTGTTCAGTTTAAGCATGCCTTTTTTTGGAATTTGCATTTGAGGATGATCTAATGGAGGTTGCACAGTTGCCTAATCTATGACACTGACACATGCAAGAGGAAGAGTATGCAGCTAAAATTGTTCATATTTTTCCTTGCTGTTAGAACATTGTTTACTATGTTACAAACTAGACTTGTATACAATAAACATTAGTGttattgtataaataaatacatgtatacattaacattaatcaATATTCTGTCAAATACAAACAGGTCTGCCAGTGTGTAATTTCTCCTGTTTTTATGATAAATGTTGAGCGAGGGAAAatctcatttgtttttattcagtggaCCTTAAAACTAGTTGTCAGtcgatttttttctttctttatctaGGGGGGCACAACTACACTTCTATAGCTGCAGTGCGTCCACAAAACGGCGCAGTGTGTCTTTAAAAGGTTGAGCAGGCTGTTGACGAAGGTTTCACGATTCTAGATTATCTAGCCATCTACTCCGTCCCCTACGCAGTTCTACGGACTAGAGGAGACAGTCTGCTACCAGCATCTTGCGCCATGGAACTCGCAGACAAGCCAAAGTCGTGGAGGTTCCATATTTTCGGAAGGAATACGGTGTTTCCCATTTTATTGTACTTGATATCTCAGGTTTGTGAGATGAACGCCGAGGACAGCGGTATGGAGGAACTTGCAACCGAAAAGGAGGCTGAGGAAAGTCATAGACAGGACAGCGTGAATTTACTGACATTCATTTTACTCCTGACATTAACCATTCTTACCATCTGGCTTTTCAAACACAGAAGAGTCCGTTTTTTGCACGAGACCGGGTTGGCCATGATATACGGTGAGTTTTTGTGCAATCTttgtagcttgctagctagccgtagctagctatttaacaAGGCGAGACGCATTTCATCTCACTTAGCTAGAGCTTAATTTCCATACCCCTAACTAACCAGTGAATAAACCGATCTAGGTATCCAATTTGTATTGACTAAGTTTGTGCTGCGCAAGGTTGCTGATAAGGGAATTCTGACAAGTTAAATGGACCTTAAATGAATAACGGTGCAACAAATATTTGTGGTATCATCGTGCACAGCAGGCCAAATAGGTTCGTGCAATTTGACGCTTGCCAGCTAAACCCTGTATTGTGATTGGATTACCATTGTAACTGATTCCTGGAATTTACTAGCTATAACGTAACCATTTCGTCTTTTCGTCGTGGTTACCTCTTTGCAGTAGGCTACAAGCGATCCGATGGATGCGAAGTCATTAgactatcatttaaaaaatagacCCCTTATCCAATTGTAGGCTGCCTAACCAAATGAAGTGTAATGCGCCAGTACCTTACACAATTCGCTTTTGTCGTACCTATAATCAAATGTCACGACGTTCGGAAGTGTTCTTGAAAGTATTTTCGCGTCAGCCTAGCTACTGAGCAACatataactagctagctaaactaACGATTAAACCTAATGACCTGTGGTTATTATTGAATGACTCACTCCTTTCCCATTCCCCCACCTCCTTGTATCTTGACTACTTCTTGAACCAGGCCTGCTTGTCAGTTTTATACCTGTAGGctactttattttgtattggcATGCCCTATTGCgtttatttacaaatgtacagtataggCTACACAGTATTGGGTAGTTCATAGCGCGGAGCAGATTTATGATCGTAGAATTCCCACACGGGTGCTCCGACAGACAGACCAGGTCTCCGAAAGCACTTGTTTCAAGCAggctatttgtttgtttttcagagaCTTAATGTAGCATGGCTACACCGAATTAACTTCCTTCCTCAACCCTTTAGCTTTGCTGAACACGAACAAAACAAATTGACGGAGCATATCATATGTCCTCTGATCCCTTCCTTTTTTAGATACGTATGTGAAGTGGCTCAGTGATGGCATGTGCTTTAAATCCCACAAATCCAAATATTCATATTACACTGCAGGCTTTCATTcaaggtgtaaaacatatttaaaatggaaaaatatgtaGCCTATCAGTCTCAGATATATATGCCATTCTTGCATTTCAGGGGAAGCACTTGGTTGATGAATAGACAGTGACATGCACAAGGTCACTATTGTCGAAATGCTGGTTAACCAGACTAGGATATGAAAGTGACAGAATCGCCCATATTATTGAAACTGGTCGGAATGGCCGTGCAGGGAGACAGGACCTGATCTGACCTGTCAGCTGCAGAGCAGGAGTGAACCATTATTGTACACCCTACTGTTGGTCCCTCGTGGAAGTGATGATGTCATGCTGGGTACTCCTACTGATGGGAAAATTAAATTGGCTGAATGTATAAAAGGACAAAGCGGATGAGATGTGGTCTCACTCTGTGGGGATTGTCTTTGGCAGATTGATGGAACACATGATGCCCGTCTCGGATACAGATATTTATCATTGGCATCACATCCATTTACCGCTCCCCTGTCAAGTTAAGCTACAGCTATGGTAAACCtgtgggagtgagtgtgccACAGTGAGCAAGTTAGAATAACTAGCTTTGGCTCTGAGAGACGCCTTGAAATCATTTtagaaattaatatttaaaattatCTGTTGATATGTGGAATGGATAatttcacacactgaaataCTAGTTGCATATTTCATCTTGTTGATCTCTGGTTCGTTCGCAGTTAACTGGTCCCAAACTTCAAACTAGTGCAAAGAAGAGCTGTTTTGTGGATGGTTTTTTCTGGTGTAGAGGCCTGCCCAGAAACCAGAAGTTTTATAtacacagtcagtgagcactttattaggtatttcttagacttatttcttcttctgctgctgtagcctatcaacttagaggtttgacgtgttgtgtgttcagagattctcttctgcataccacagttgtaatgtgtggttattttcattactgtcaccttcctgtcagcttctcctctgacctccctcattaacaatgcgattatgcctgcagaactggatgtttttcatttttcgcaccattctctacaaagtCCTGTCATttctatttgcattaacaagctggtatacatatctacctaataaattgctaatTGTATATACTAATAACTAGGTAGGACCTCCCTTTGCTCTGAAAACAGCCttaattctttgtggcatggattccacaagatgttgaaaacattcctttgagattctgtacCATGTTGACATCATggcatttctgcagatttgttagctgcacattcatgccacaaatctcccgttctaccacatcccaaaggtgttctattggattcagatccggtgactgggaagaaCATTGagctcattgtcatgttcatgaaacctgTTTGAGATTAGAAGATTAGATggtgggtacattgtggccgtgaagggatgcacatggttagcaacaaaagtgaaaacattccccacaccattgcACCACTGCCATTAGCCTGGattgttgacacaaggcaggttgggtccatggat encodes:
- the rp2 gene encoding protein XRP2; the protein is MGCFFSKKSKRKSGKELTSNGAENTTNNNAEAEPKQYSWDKREKVDPNDYTLKGAKDATIGRLPGKLNGQQLVIQDCENCDIYVFDHSATISIDDCINCRVVLGPVKGSVFIRDCKDIKCVVACQQFRTRDCKKAEVFLCCSTQPIIEASTGMKFGCYQYYYPELAFHFKDAGLSIFNNNWSNVHDFTPVSGETNWSLLPEDAVVPDYVPPPDSESEFKGVRVSTDAGRSIVPLTRGGRRKDCDESCLFVFFSGDYTTANARKLIDEATGKGFILIQTKEVAMRPEDANRVFQGSAEDFTELISKGPVVALELNGDGVVEACRAIANEVFSGTKVFVSENKNTSGRDVDNFFNFADMQMGL